The proteins below are encoded in one region of Pelecanus crispus isolate bPelCri1 chromosome 4, bPelCri1.pri, whole genome shotgun sequence:
- the LOC104024908 gene encoding multifunctional protein ADE2: MAPAASDLKLGKKVNEGKTKEVYELPDIPGCVLMQSKDQITAGNAARKDRMEGKAAISNTTTSCVFQLLQEAGIKTAFVRKQSDTAFIAAHCEMIPIEWVCRRIATGSFLKRNPGVKEGYKFYPPKIEMFYKDDANNDPQWSEEQLIEAKFCFAGLTIGQTEVDIMARSTQAIFEILEKSWQPQNCTLVDLKIEFGVNILTKEIVLADVIDNDSWRLWPSGDRSQQKDKQSYRDLKEVTPEALQMVKRNFEWVAERVELLLKTKSQGRVVVLMGSPSDLSHCEKIKKACATFGIPCELRVTSAHKGPDETLRIKAEYEGDGIPTVFVAVAGRSNGLGPVMSGNTAYPVVNCPPLSADWGTQDVWSSLRLPSGLGCPTTLSPEGAAQFAAQIFGLNNHLVWAKLRSNMLNTWISLKQADKKLRECTL; encoded by the exons ATGGCCCCCGCAGCATCAG aCCTTAAACTTGGTAAAAAAGTTAATGaaggtaaaacaaaagaagtgtACGAGCTGCCAGATATCCCGGGATGTGTTCTCATGCAGTCCAAAGACCAAATAACAGCGGGAAATGCAGCCAGGAAGGACCGAATGGAAGGGAAGGCTGCCATTTCCAATACAACAACTAGCTGTGTGTTTCAGTTGCTTCAAGAAGCTG GAATCAAAACAGCTTTTGTCAGGAAACAGAGTGACACAGCATTCATAGCAGCTCACTGTGAAATGATCCCGATTGAATGGGTGTGCAGAAGAATTGCTACTGGCTCCTTCCTCAAAAGAAACCCTGGCGTCAAAGAAGGATATAAGTTTTACCCACCCAAAATTGAGATGTTCTACAAG GATGATGCTAATAATGATCCGCAGTGGTCTGAGGAGCAGCTAATTGaagcaaaattctgttttgctggACTTACTATTGGCCAGACTGAAGTGGATATTATGGCTCGTTCTACTCAAGCTATTTTTGAGATCCTGGAAAAATCATGGCAGCCCCAAAACTGCACTCTGGTAGACCTGAAG ATTGAATTTGGTGTTAATATTCTGACAAAAGAAATTGTACTTGCTGATGTCATTGATAATGATTCATGGAGACTGTGGCCATCAGGAGACAGAAGCCAGCAGAAGGACAAACAG tCCTACCGGGACCTGAAAGAAGTGACTCCTGAAGCACTGCAGATGGTTAAAAGAAACTTTGAATGGGTTGCAGAAAGAGTGGAG ttgcttctgaaaacaaagagcCAAGGTAGAGTTGTGGTGTTGATGGGATCTCCTTCTGACCTCAGtcactgtgaaaaaataaaaaaggcatgTGCAACCTTTGGAATTCCTTGTGAGTTAAGAGTGACCTCTGCTCACAAAGGGCCTGATGAAACCCTGAGGATCAAAGCAGAATATGAAG gaGATGGAATCCCAACAGTGTTTGTTGCAGTAGCTGGCAGAAGCAACGGTTTGGGGCCAGTGATGTCTGGTAACACTGCTTACCCAGTTGTCAACTGTCCTCCACTCTCTGCTGACTGGGGTACTCAGGATGTGTGGTCCTCTCTCAGACTACCCAGCG GTCTTGGTTGTCCTACTACTCTGTCACCTGAAGGAGCTGCCCAGTTTGCTGCCCAGATATTTGGGTTAAACAATCACTTGGTGTGGGCGAAACTGCGATCAAACATGTTAAACACCTGGATCTCCTTGAAGCAGGCTGACAAAAAACTTCGAGAGTGCACCTTGTAA